A stretch of Coccidioides posadasii str. Silveira chromosome 2, complete sequence DNA encodes these proteins:
- a CDS encoding uncharacterized protein (SECRETED:SignalP(1-16)~EggNog:ENOG410PFX0~COG:P,Q~TransMembrane:4 (n2-9c15/16o59-79i142-163o175-194i215-233o)) — MFIQLLLLLPSTIVGANQHHNPSFSNYESVLSLRGTSGGRGHTDTTNISIVSNEFGRSMLYAGLGLLLFFLTWTVGLRISAHVRHLANLNNGTQNHFVPSGMYWAWLKRHVIYAPMFRVRHNREIRLSSAINFGTLPTRFQAALLMGIFAMNITLCCVAVPYGSTEEDLLTTIQIRSGILAVVNLPPLVFMAARNNALIKLLGVSFDTWNLLHRWLGRIVAFESFIHVIAYMVKKVHTSGWNALMVTITQSKLIKTGLIVRDTTLKIQELSAD, encoded by the exons ATGTTTATACAACTTCTGTTGCTCCTTCCTTCCACCATTGTTGGTGCAAACCAACATCATAACCCTTCTTTCAGCAACTATGAGAGTGTCTTGTCCTTAAGGGGTACGAGTGGCGGTCGAGGTCACACAGACACAACAAATATCAGCATCGTCAGTAATGAGTTTGGGAGATCAATGCTATACGCTGGATTGGGTCTCCTACTCTTTTTCCTAACATGGACGGTCGGCCTTCGCATTTCTGCGCACGTTAGACATCTTGCGAATTTGAACAATGGTACACAGAACCACTTCGTTCCTTCGGGCATGTATTGGGCGTGGTTGAAACGTCATGTTATATACGCTCCCATGTTCCGCGTTCGTCATAATCGCGAGATTCGATTGTCATCTGCGATAAATTTTGGAACTCTCCCGACTCGTTTTCAGGCAGCCCTGCTGATGGGGATTTTTGCAATGAATATAACGTTATGCTGCGTTGCTGTCCCATATGGATCGACAGAAGAAGATCTTTTAACCACTATCCAGATTCGATCCGGGATACTGGCAGTGGTCAACTTGCCGCCTCTCGTGTTCATGGCTGCTAGAAACAACGCATTGATTAAATTGCTGGGAGTCTCTTTCGACACGTGGAACCTTCTTCACCGCTGGCTTGGTCGAATCGTGGCTTTCGAGTCCTTCATTCACGTCATTGCATATATGGTTAAGAAAGTCCATACCT CGGGCTGGAATGCGCTCATGGTGACAATCACACAGAGCAAACTTATCAAGACTGGATTAATTGTAAGGGACACGACCCTTAAGATTCAAGAACTATCAGCTGATTAA